In Arenicella xantha, the genomic window AAATGCCATCGGAAACCAATTGTGCCCGCCCAACGGCCCTGGCGTTAGCCAGTGAGCCTTACCACTCAGATACCGAGCTCCTTCAGCCTCAATCGGCCTGCCATTAGCATCTAAGCCAGTCGTCCAATTCTGATAAACATAATTGTCGCCCGAAATAAATTCACCTGTTACTCGGTCAATCACATAAAAGAAACCATTTTTCGGGGCTTGCATGAGCACTTTGCGTGGCTCACCATCAATCTCAAGGTCGGCCAAAATAATCGGTTGTGTCGCGGTGTAGTCCCAGCTATCACCTGGCGTAGTTTGAAAGTGCCAGCGATACTCTCCAGTGTCCGCATCGAGCGCCACTATCGAGGATAAATACAGATTGTCACCACCGCCCGGACTGCGAATTTCTCGATTCCAATGCGACCCATTGCCGACACCAATGTAGACCAAATTCAGTTCTGGGTCATAGTTGATAGCATCCCAAACAGTGCCACCACCGCCCTGTTTCCACCACTCGCCGTTCCAAGTCTTTGCGGCAAGTGCCAGCTCCGGCTGCTCGAAACCATCGGCTGGATTACCTGGTACGGTATAAAATCGCCAAACTTGCTCACCGGTGTCCGCCGCATACGCTGTAACGAAACCGCGCGCCTTAAACTCGGCACCACCGTTGCCGATTAGCACTCTACCGTTAACAATTCTCGGGGCCCCAGTAATAGAATAAAAACCGTCTTCCGGCACAGTCTGTACCGACCAATTGATGCGACCAGAACTAGCCTCTAACGAAATCAAGCGACCATCTAAGGTACCAAAAAAGACTGCACCTTGATAAATCGCCACGCCTCGATTGATCACACCGCAGCAAAGTTTACTCGCCATAGCGGTCGGCACTTCAGGATCATACTTCCACAATACTGCCCCGTTTCTGGCATCGACTGCCCACACTACCGACCACGGACCAGTGAAATACATGATGCCGTCCACGACCACTGGCGTTGATTGAATGCCGCGCTTAGTGCCGAGTTCAAGCGACCAAGCCAAGCCTAAGGAGTCTAGAGATTCGCGTGTTATTTGCTTAAGTGGAGAGTATCGATCTTCCGAATAAGTACGACCATAGCTTAACCAATCGGCAGCGTTGCTATCGGCAGTTACCAAGTCTGAATCGGTAATAGCGCTGACTTTCTGCACATGTTCAACCGAACCTTTGGGCGCCGTGTCTACGCTGGCTATATTCGGCTCGAGCGGTTCTGAACTGCAAGCCGACAACCCCACGATTACAGCCAACGACAAACCCACACTACGAACAGCATTCAACTGGCATTTGAATAGACGCATTAATCCTCCTTCGGATTTTGATTATTATTCAATCCGCAATACGGCTAAGTGGCAATGTCATGCGCGCCAATGATGGGCAAACTCCGGTGTTAACTTCCCGTGTTTACTCATACTGAATCACTCGAAAACCCATTATTTGACCAACCGAATGTAGATTGCGCTGCCCCTGTATGCGGAGCAACAGTGACGTTATCTTCTTTGAGATACTAGTCAAAATGCATAATAACACCGCCAACATGAAGAACGATATGCTCTCGCGGCAATATTGTTAGCCATAAAAAAGGCCCTGCAATGCAGGGCCTTTACAAATATTAAAGAACCGACGCAGTCTATTTGGCGTCTAACTGCTGATAATAGTCCATCAAAATTTTAGCTACTTCAGGACGTGAGAACTCTGGCGGCGGCGCAATACCATTGCCGAGCAATTCCCGAACCTTGGTACCAGACAAAATAACGAAATCCTCGAAACTGTGATCGGGTACGTCGCGCATCATCACTACTTTATTTAGTTTTTTCGAATAAGCGGTGTGGTCGGCACGAAATATTTCAATTTCCAAAGCATCACTTGGCACATCTGTGTCGAAAATAGTTTGTGCATCAAAGGCGCCATAATAGTCACCGACACCAGCATGATCACGACCAATAATAAAATGTGTTGCGCCCATATTCTGACGAAACAGGGCATGCAATACAGCTTCACGGGGACCGGCATAAAGCATGTCAAAACCGTAGCCCGATACCATCACCGAGTTCTCTGGGAAATAGTTTTTCACCATCTCCCGAATTGATTCGTCGCGCACATCAGCAGGAATGTCGCCAGCTTTTAACTTACCCAGCAACATGTGAATCACGCAGCCATCAGCTTGGGTCGCTTCCATTGCCATTTTACAAAGTTCTTCGTGTGCACGATGCATCGGATTGCGAGTCTGGAAAGCCACTACGTTATTCCAGCCCAGCGCCTCAATTTCGGCACGAATTTGAACAGCCGTTTTAAACGTATCGGCAAATTCGGTCTCAAAGTAACTGAAATTCAATACTTCAATTGGACCCGCCACCACAAACTTGCCTTGCGCTAAGAACGCTTCCACGCCTGGATGCGCGGCATCGGTAGTGCCGTACACAGCTTGGGCGACTTGCTGCAGCTCTTGCTCACTAAACTCATCAATGGCCGAAATAGTTTGTACCGCAATGACAGGATTTCCTGCAACATTAGGATCACGCAAAGCAATTCGGTCTCCTACTTTAGCATCGATTGCGGGTAGCAAATTTAACACCGGCACCGGAAAGAACACACCATCCTCGGTCTTCATCGAGTCAGCCACAGACAAGGCATCGGCCTTCGTCATATAGCCTTTGAGTGGTGTAAAATAACCCCCGCCCAACATCACAGCATTCGCGGCAGTCGCTGAGCTGACAACAATTTGTGGATAGGATTGCGCAGCTGCGCCTAAGGCGTCGCGCTCCGCAGGGTCAACAACAAACAGCGGGGTCAGGGCATCAGCCCCATGTGGTTTAATCACGGTAAATCTCCGATAAAAGTATCAGTGTGATGACCATAACGGGGCGTGTAACCTCGCTACAGACATCGAATTAGTTTTGACACTCAAAACCCACTGCGCTCTCAATTCAGGGCTGACAATGGATTTCAATTTGAATTTATTTATACAGAATCAAGTAACGTTGCTCTTGCAAGTAGTTGAGCACAATATCCACCTCTTCTTCGAGGGTCATCTCATCCGTATGCAGATGGATTTCAGGATTTGCCGGTGCTTCATAAGGATCATCAATACCAGTGAAGTTTTTAATTTCGCCAGCACGTGCTTTCTTATAAAGACCCTTTGGATCACGGTCTTCGGCACAAGCTAAAGAACAGTCAACGTGGACCTCAATAAAGTTGTGGCCGCCTTGCTCATGAATGCGCCGAACTTGATCACGATCTTCACGATAAGGGCTAATAAAACTACTCAAAGTGATAATACCGGTATCGCAATAGAGCTTAGAAATTTCACCGATACGACGAATATTCTCCGTTCTATCTTCAGCCGAAAACCCTAGGTTTTGATTGATCCCTAAGCGAATATTATCGCCATCGAGTCGATAGCTCAGCTTGCCCAACTTATGCAATGCCTTTTCAACTGCAACAGCTACCGTACTCTTACCGCTGCCAGACAAGCCTGTGAACCACAGCGTCACGCCCTTCTGACCAAGACGGTTAAATCGATCAGCACGCGTTACTTCGCCGTCATGCCAGGTTAGGTTTGTTGCTTTTTGCTGTTCCATGTCGCTACTCATTTTTTATTAAGAGAAAAATTTAATTTAAGATTCCGCGCAACACTAAGTCTGCGCATTGTTCAATTGTGTCAAATAGGTCGAGCGCTTCATCTCGCACTAGATAGGCGCCCCAAGAATTACAAATTCCGATAATTGAATACGCCACAAAATGTGGGTCTATATCGGCGCGCAGTGCGTTGCTACTGATCCCATCGGAGATCGTGCTCTCCAGTAAGCGGCGATACTTAGTACCTAATTCCTTCAGTAGCACTCGACGTTCTTTCGGCAAATACAAACGCTGATCGTTGTGCACTTTCATCGCGTTATT contains:
- a CDS encoding PQQ-dependent dehydrogenase, methanol/ethanol family, which produces MRLFKCQLNAVRSVGLSLAVIVGLSACSSEPLEPNIASVDTAPKGSVEHVQKVSAITDSDLVTADSNAADWLSYGRTYSEDRYSPLKQITRESLDSLGLAWSLELGTKRGIQSTPVVVDGIMYFTGPWSVVWAVDARNGAVLWKYDPEVPTAMASKLCCGVINRGVAIYQGAVFFGTLDGRLISLEASSGRINWSVQTVPEDGFYSITGAPRIVNGRVLIGNGGAEFKARGFVTAYAADTGEQVWRFYTVPGNPADGFEQPELALAAKTWNGEWWKQGGGGTVWDAINYDPELNLVYIGVGNGSHWNREIRSPGGGDNLYLSSIVALDADTGEYRWHFQTTPGDSWDYTATQPIILADLEIDGEPRKVLMQAPKNGFFYVIDRVTGEFISGDNYVYQNWTTGLDANGRPIEAEGARYLSGKAHWLTPGPLGGHNWFPMAFNRDTGLVYIPTGHQSMAYSYRADVGYASHEVPFGPLGGNMSLDGKLYNEPVFDPKAPPPGQRSGRLIAYDPIKHEEVWGIDQPFFYNGGVLTTAAGLVMQGDAEGIFSIRDASTGEAVWQYDVRSGVLAPPITYAVDGEQYISLLVGWGGSQGLLAKAVDKLYPGTLYTWKLGGSAVAPAKQASDMAALTELTTDADLIAVGRGFNHFINVCSGCHELGAGGGAVPDIARSSDAVFSIYEDIVLKGALASQGMPNLGAVLNQQELADIKAYVLYHAARLRAGVDPMALMAELGGLQYQADQATRSKTPVNNVKP
- the sat gene encoding sulfate adenylyltransferase; translated protein: MIKPHGADALTPLFVVDPAERDALGAAAQSYPQIVVSSATAANAVMLGGGYFTPLKGYMTKADALSVADSMKTEDGVFFPVPVLNLLPAIDAKVGDRIALRDPNVAGNPVIAVQTISAIDEFSEQELQQVAQAVYGTTDAAHPGVEAFLAQGKFVVAGPIEVLNFSYFETEFADTFKTAVQIRAEIEALGWNNVVAFQTRNPMHRAHEELCKMAMEATQADGCVIHMLLGKLKAGDIPADVRDESIREMVKNYFPENSVMVSGYGFDMLYAGPREAVLHALFRQNMGATHFIIGRDHAGVGDYYGAFDAQTIFDTDVPSDALEIEIFRADHTAYSKKLNKVVMMRDVPDHSFEDFVILSGTKVRELLGNGIAPPPEFSRPEVAKILMDYYQQLDAK
- the cysC gene encoding adenylyl-sulfate kinase, giving the protein MEQQKATNLTWHDGEVTRADRFNRLGQKGVTLWFTGLSGSGKSTVAVAVEKALHKLGKLSYRLDGDNIRLGINQNLGFSAEDRTENIRRIGEISKLYCDTGIITLSSFISPYREDRDQVRRIHEQGGHNFIEVHVDCSLACAEDRDPKGLYKKARAGEIKNFTGIDDPYEAPANPEIHLHTDEMTLEEEVDIVLNYLQEQRYLILYK